In Xanthocytophaga agilis, the following are encoded in one genomic region:
- a CDS encoding HNH endonuclease, with protein sequence MALVKILPVTYIATMPVKSLSYYIHAFSKLNVNRNKKMTSGVAPHKPVLLLSVIQAFEKELISSTHIPITPELIGLFKSNWNLLVKSPDWSPTFALPYYHLKSEPFWELVPNAGYETWIHQVSTRPSLANLNIAVAYASIDEELCELLLNAQGRLALRQTLLQVWFPEAKETVSSSYNYVDTVTHEILEDNAVEYQTRIKQLQLEFDKEEYQEEIFLRGTIFKREIPRLYDFTCCISGLRIDSTLTLSLIDACHIVPFSKSHNDTVTNGIALCPNLHRAFDRGLISLTDQYEVLVSDRFTESSSPYAIRPFAGKRIQLPSEEKYLPASENLAWHRENVFQKS encoded by the coding sequence ATGGCTCTTGTGAAAATTTTGCCAGTAACCTATATTGCAACTATGCCAGTGAAGAGCCTTTCTTACTACATCCATGCTTTTTCCAAACTGAATGTCAACAGAAACAAGAAGATGACATCAGGTGTAGCGCCACACAAGCCTGTGTTGTTGCTGAGTGTGATACAGGCATTTGAGAAAGAGTTGATTAGTAGTACGCACATTCCCATTACACCAGAGCTAATTGGCTTGTTTAAAAGCAACTGGAACCTGCTGGTAAAGAGCCCGGACTGGTCACCTACATTTGCATTGCCTTATTACCACCTTAAGTCAGAGCCGTTCTGGGAACTAGTGCCGAATGCAGGGTATGAGACTTGGATTCATCAGGTTAGCACCCGACCTAGTCTGGCAAACCTTAACATAGCTGTAGCCTATGCTAGCATTGATGAAGAACTTTGTGAGTTATTACTGAATGCTCAGGGAAGGCTAGCCTTGCGTCAGACACTGCTTCAGGTATGGTTCCCGGAGGCAAAAGAAACAGTATCCTCTTCCTACAATTATGTGGACACTGTGACACATGAAATTCTGGAAGATAATGCCGTAGAATACCAGACACGCATTAAACAATTACAACTAGAATTTGACAAGGAAGAATACCAGGAAGAGATTTTTCTGCGAGGCACCATATTCAAACGGGAAATTCCCCGATTATATGACTTCACCTGTTGTATCTCCGGTCTGCGGATAGATTCTACACTAACGTTATCTCTGATTGATGCCTGCCACATTGTACCTTTCAGCAAAAGCCACAACGACACGGTAACCAATGGCATCGCCCTATGTCCCAATCTGCACCGCGCCTTTGATCGGGGGTTGATCTCTCTAACAGATCAGTATGAGGTGCTGGTATCAGATCGGTTTACAGAAAGTAGTTCGCCCTATGCTATTCGCCCTTTTGCTGGAAAACGTATTCAGCTCCCTTCAGAAGAAAAGTATCTGCCAGCTTCTGAGAATCTGGCCTGGCATCGGGAGAATGTGTTTCAGAAATCCTAA
- a CDS encoding (deoxy)nucleoside triphosphate pyrophosphohydrolase translates to MIQVTCAIIVKDEKVLVAQRSELMKQPLKWEFPGGKVEANESAEACLIREIQEELSLHIEIQSSLPAHTYDYGTFQINLIPFVAKPLSEQIVLKEHATYAWLNRDELLTLDWAPADIAIVHDFLHSY, encoded by the coding sequence ATGATACAGGTAACATGTGCTATTATTGTGAAAGACGAAAAAGTACTAGTTGCTCAACGGAGTGAACTTATGAAACAGCCCTTAAAATGGGAGTTTCCAGGTGGTAAAGTAGAAGCAAACGAAAGTGCAGAAGCTTGCTTGATTCGTGAAATCCAGGAAGAACTTTCGTTACATATTGAAATTCAATCCTCTTTACCTGCACATACATATGACTATGGAACATTTCAGATTAATCTGATTCCTTTTGTGGCAAAGCCTCTTTCTGAACAAATCGTATTAAAAGAACATGCTACCTATGCCTGGCTTAACCGAGATGAACTTCTTACTCTTGATTGGGCTCCTGCAGATATAGCTATTGTACACGACTTTTTACATTCTTATTAA